A genomic segment from Spinacia oleracea cultivar Varoflay chromosome 3, BTI_SOV_V1, whole genome shotgun sequence encodes:
- the LOC110801200 gene encoding cold shock domain-containing protein 3, with amino-acid sequence MAQESRCRGVVQRFNDTRGFGFIKPEDDGEDLFVHHSDIKSDGYRTLTAGATVEFTFSVGSDNKPKAVDVTGPDGAPILPPPAARRSSGNGGGGRQRNNYSDGGKCYNCGESGHIARDCEGGSDNLGGGSGGGGNCYNCGKSGHFARACQSGSAGGGSNVGRGGRVSADGDGACFNCGDIGHMARDCGQDKVNSGGRYGGRAGGGGGACYNCGDIGHLARDCAQERASSGGRFGGRAGGSSGACYTCGEPGHLARDCSQDRPSSGRRSGGVSGGRNCYQCGEPGHIARDCSNAVA; translated from the coding sequence ATGGCGCAAGAATCTCGATGTCGAGGAGTCGTACAACGGTTTAACGACACTAGGGGTTTCGGCTTCATCAAGCCCGAGGACGATGGTGAAGATCTTTTCGTCCACCACAGCGACATCAAATCTGACGGTTACCGTACTCTTACCGCAGGCGCCACCGTCGAATTCACTTTTTCCGTCGGCTCAGACAACAAGCCGAAAGCCGTCGATGTTACTGGACCTGACGGCGCTCCCATCCTTCCTCCTCCCGCTGCCCGCAGATCTTCTGGAAACGGTGGCGGTGGTCGGCAGAGAAACAATTACTCTGATGGTGGAAAGTGTTATAATTGCGGTGAATCTGGTCACATCGCTCGTGACTGTGAAGGAGGTTCGGATAATTTAGGCGGTGGGTCTGGTGGAGGCGGAAACTGCTACAACTGCGGGAAGTCCGGACACTTTGCGCGAGCATGCCAAAGCGGAAGTGCTGGCGGCGGTTCCAACGTTGGTCGTGGTGGTAGGGTTAGTGCAGACGGTGATGGGGCCTGTTTCAACTGTGGTGATATTGGACACATGGCTCGTGATTGTGGTCAGGATAAGGTCAATTCTGGTGGGAGATACGGAGGGAGAGCTGGTGGCGGTGGTGGGGCTTGTTACAACTGTGGTGACATTGGACACTTAGCTCGAGATTGTGCTCAGGAAAGGGCCAGTTCTGGCGGGAGATTTGGGGGAAGAGCTGGAGGCAGTAGTGGGGCCTGTTATACTTGTGGTGAGCCTGGTCACTTAGCTCGGGATTGTAGCCAGGATAGGCCCAGTTCTGGGCGGAGATCTGGAGGTGTTAGCGGCGGCCGTAATTGTTATCAGTGTGGGGAACCGGGGCATATTGCAAGAGATTGCTCTAATGCGGTGGCTTAG